The DNA sequence GGTACGAGTTCACGCCAGCTCAATCACCTTCTTCACCAGCTTATCTATGCCGATATGGGCCTGGGCAATATTCTCGGCCAACATATAAGCCGGCGTACTCACCAGTTTACGCGCCTCATCGACGACGATCTGCTCGACATTGGCCTCCACATGTTCTCCGCCCATCAGGTTAAAGGCATGGGCCGTGTCGCTGTCATGGCCTATGGTGCCCTTGGCCTTCTCGCCATAGAGCTTAGGGATCATCACGGGCGAGATACAGATAAAGCCCACCGGCTTATTCGCCTCGACAAACTCGCTGATGAAGGCCTTCACGCTAGGTGCCACCTCACACTCGCTGCCCACCACGGCAAAATTACACAGATTCTTCGCGGCGCCAAAGCCACCTGGGATCACCAGACCATCGAAGGCCTGGATATCTAACTCGTCCGTTGCCTTGATGTCGCCACGGGCAATACGCGCCGACTCCACCAGCACGTTGCGATGCTCACCCACGGCCACCTCACCTGTGAGGTGATTCACCACGTGCATCTGCTCTATGTTGGGTGCAAAACATTGATAACTTACTCCGGCCTGGGTCAGCGACAGCAGAGTCAATACCGCCTCATGAAGTTCGCTGCCGTCGAACACTCCCGCGCCGCTTAATAAAACAGCAAATTTTTTCATTAAAAACTCCTTTAATAGACCGAATAGTTTTAACAACCAGATAACAAAAGGGTTGATCTGATTATTTTTCATGCTAAGTTAGTTCATCGACTCTAACAAGGCCGAGCAATTTCGCCAAGTCAGAGCATAAATATGGATGACAAAATAAAAAATCCACAAATTAGGAATTTTTACTCGGAAGTAATACCTAGTTCACATAAAAATATAATACAAAAACAAATCAACAAGTTGCATCACCCGCTTATGTTCGTCGTCGTGATCCCTACTCGCTGAAACTTTTTTAGCTCACAGACTTATCCACAGGCTGCTGAGTAATTTGCCGTGGCCGAAATCGCCCTAATATGGCATGCTAGCGCCATCATCGCATACCGAAAAAATAGATAAAATTATGCCTAATATCGCTGAAAACCCACTCATTCTTGTGGATGGTTCTTCCTATCTTTACCGCGCCTACTATGCGCCGCCTCACCTGACCAACTCCAAGGGTGAGGCCACGGGGGCTGTGTATGGCGTGATCAACATGCTACGCAGCCTGCTCAACCAATATAAGCCTACCCAGATGGCGGTGGTGTTCGATGCCAAGGGAAAAACCTTCCGCAATGAGATGTATGCCGAATATAAGGCCCACAGACCCCCCATGCCGGACGATCTCAGGACGCAGATCGAGCCGCTGCATCGCATCATTCGCGCCCTGGGGCTTCCCCTAGTCTGTATTCCCGGCGTCGAGGCCGATGATGTCATAGGCACCATCGCCAGACAGGCGAGCCAGGAAGGCCGCGCCGTGCTGATCAGCACAGGCGATAAAGATATGGCGCAGTTGGTGGATGATAAGATCACCCTGATCAACACTATGACCAACACCATCCTAGGCCCCGATGAGGTGAGCGAGAAGTTTGGTGTCGGCCCTGAGCTGATCATCGACCTACTGGCACTGCAAGGCGATAAGGCAGATAACATCCCCGGCCTGCCCGGTGTCGGTGAGAAGACGGCGCTGGCTATGCTACAGGGTGTAGGCGGCGTCGAAGCCATCCTCGCCAACCCAGAGAAGATGCCGGAGCTCGGCTTTAGGGGTGCTAAGACCATGCCCGCCAAGATCGCCGAACATGGCGACATGCTGAAACTCTCCTATGAGCTGGCGACCATCAAGTGCGATGTCGAACTAGAACAAGACTGGCACCAACTCAACATTCAAGGCGCGGATCGCGACGAACTGATCAAATGCTACGGCGAGATGGAATTCAAACGCTGGCTGGCCGAGGTGTTAGACAACAAGTCGAGTGCCAGCAGCCAAGAAGAGGCCGACGAAGTGCCGGCGCCTCAGGCTATCGATACCCAGTACGACACCATTCTGACCTGGGAAGCCTTAGATGAGTGGCTCAAGGCCCTGGCCGCCGCACCACTATTTGCCCTGGATACCGAAACCACCAGCCTCAACTACATGGAGGCCAAAATGGTAGGGCTCTCGTTTGCCATCGAACCAGGCAAGGCCGCCTATCTGCCGCTGGCACACGATTATGCCGATGCCCCAGAGCAGCTCGACAGCGAGCAGGTACTGGCCAAGCTCAAGCCACTGCTGGAAGATCCTAGCCTTCTCAAGGTGGGACAGAACCTCAAGTATGACATGAGCATACTGGCCAATGTCGGCATCGCCCTCAAGGGCGTGGCCTTCGATACCATGCTCGAGTCATATGTATTTAACTCGGTCGCCTCCAAGCACAACATGGATGACCTGGCGCTGAAATACCTGGGTCATAAGAATATCAGCTTCGAAGAGATCGCCGGCAAGGGCGTTAAGCAGCTGACCTTCAACCAGATCCCGCTGGAAACTGCGGCCCCTTACGCCGCCGAAGACGCCGACATCACACTCAGGCTGCATCAGCATCTCTGGCCGAGACTGCAAAAGGCCAGCGAACTTGCTAGCGTCTTTACCGACATAGAACTGCCTCTGGTCAGCATACTGTCTCAGATTGAACGTCAGGGCGTGTTGATCGACAGCATGCTGCTGGGTCAGCAGAGCGACGAATTGGCGCGCAAGATAGACGAGCTGGAACAGAAGGCCTATGAGATCGCCGGCGAGCCATTTAACCTTGGTTCGACCAAACAGCTGCAGGCCCTCTTCTTCGAGAAGCTGGGTTACCCAGTATTGAAGAAGACCCCTAAGGGCGCACCGTCCACCGCCGAAGAGGTGCTGGTCGAGCTGGCCCTGGACTATCCGCTGCCCAAGATCATCCTGGAGCACAGGAGCTTATCTAAGCTTAAGAGCACCTACACAGACAAGTTGCCGCTGATGGTCGATGGCAAGACTGGCCGGGTACATACCAGCTACCACCAGGCCATCGCCGCCACGGGTCGCCTGTCATCCAGCGAGCCTAACCTGCAGAACATCCCCATCCGCACCGAGGAGGGCCGCCGTATTCGTCACGCCTTCGTGGCGCCAGAGGGACGCAAGATCCTCGCAGCCGACTATTCGCAGATCGAGCTGAGGATCATGGCTCACCTCTCCCAGGATAAGGGGCTGCTGAGCGCCTTCGCAGAGGGCAAGGATATTCACAGAGCTACCGCCGCCGAGGTGTTCGACGTCGACTTCAGTGAAGTCACCAGCGAACAGCGTCGCCGCGCCAAGGCGGTGAACTTCGGTCTCATCTATGGCATGTCGGCCTTTGGCCTGGCCCGCCAGCTGGATATTCCACGTCACGAGGCCCAGCAATATATCGACATCTACTTCAAACGCTATCCAGGCGTGCTCAAGTATATGGAAGATACCCGCGCTGCCGCCGCCGAACAGGGATACGTATCGACCCTCTATGGTCGCAGGCTCTATCTGCCGGCCATCAAGGATAGAAACGCCATGCGCCGTCAGGCAGCGGAGCGCGCCGCGATCAACGCGCCGATGCAGGGCACGGCCGCCGATATCATCAAGAAGGCCATGATCAATATCGCCCAGTGGATCGAGACAGAGACCCAGGGAGAGATCACCATGATCATGCAGGTACACGATGAACTGGTGTTTGAGGTCGACGCCGACAAGGCCGACTCGCTCAAACTCAAGGTGTGTGAACTGATGGCACAGGCAGCCTCATTAGATGTCGAGTTGCTGGCCGAAGCTGGCATTGGCGATAACTGGGAACAGGCGCACTAGCCTTAGGTTTGCGAATATGGCTCAACGGATACTCGGCTCAATGCTCAATTAAATCTGAATTGAGCCACAAAAATGCCTCGACTATGCCCCGGCAGACCGGGGCATTTTTTTATGCTGTGAGAGCCATTCACCTTGGCATCTCGCCCTCTCGACCCGCGAAGCCGTAAAAACCACCAAAAATAGTAATATTTTTTCACTTAAGGGCAGTTTTTAGCTAAACAGCTCTTTTAAAGGCAATTTTGGTAAATTTTAGATCAAAAACCTGTGCTTTTATTGAGCACTTTTTTAGACATTGCTCACATTATTGTCGTTTTTTACAAAAAACAGTTTCCCATATTAC is a window from the Shewanella loihica PV-4 genome containing:
- the elbB gene encoding isoprenoid biosynthesis glyoxalase ElbB — its product is MKKFAVLLSGAGVFDGSELHEAVLTLLSLTQAGVSYQCFAPNIEQMHVVNHLTGEVAVGEHRNVLVESARIARGDIKATDELDIQAFDGLVIPGGFGAAKNLCNFAVVGSECEVAPSVKAFISEFVEANKPVGFICISPVMIPKLYGEKAKGTIGHDSDTAHAFNLMGGEHVEANVEQIVVDEARKLVSTPAYMLAENIAQAHIGIDKLVKKVIELA
- the polA gene encoding DNA polymerase I gives rise to the protein MPNIAENPLILVDGSSYLYRAYYAPPHLTNSKGEATGAVYGVINMLRSLLNQYKPTQMAVVFDAKGKTFRNEMYAEYKAHRPPMPDDLRTQIEPLHRIIRALGLPLVCIPGVEADDVIGTIARQASQEGRAVLISTGDKDMAQLVDDKITLINTMTNTILGPDEVSEKFGVGPELIIDLLALQGDKADNIPGLPGVGEKTALAMLQGVGGVEAILANPEKMPELGFRGAKTMPAKIAEHGDMLKLSYELATIKCDVELEQDWHQLNIQGADRDELIKCYGEMEFKRWLAEVLDNKSSASSQEEADEVPAPQAIDTQYDTILTWEALDEWLKALAAAPLFALDTETTSLNYMEAKMVGLSFAIEPGKAAYLPLAHDYADAPEQLDSEQVLAKLKPLLEDPSLLKVGQNLKYDMSILANVGIALKGVAFDTMLESYVFNSVASKHNMDDLALKYLGHKNISFEEIAGKGVKQLTFNQIPLETAAPYAAEDADITLRLHQHLWPRLQKASELASVFTDIELPLVSILSQIERQGVLIDSMLLGQQSDELARKIDELEQKAYEIAGEPFNLGSTKQLQALFFEKLGYPVLKKTPKGAPSTAEEVLVELALDYPLPKIILEHRSLSKLKSTYTDKLPLMVDGKTGRVHTSYHQAIAATGRLSSSEPNLQNIPIRTEEGRRIRHAFVAPEGRKILAADYSQIELRIMAHLSQDKGLLSAFAEGKDIHRATAAEVFDVDFSEVTSEQRRRAKAVNFGLIYGMSAFGLARQLDIPRHEAQQYIDIYFKRYPGVLKYMEDTRAAAAEQGYVSTLYGRRLYLPAIKDRNAMRRQAAERAAINAPMQGTAADIIKKAMINIAQWIETETQGEITMIMQVHDELVFEVDADKADSLKLKVCELMAQAASLDVELLAEAGIGDNWEQAH